The Desulfonatronum lacustre DSM 10312 region CTGGGCGCGAAACATCGCAGCGACTCCACCATCGGCGTGATCTGGGCCGTGGGTATGGCCGCGGGGATCATCCTGGTGGACATGACCCCCGGGTACAACGTGGATTTGATGAGTTACCTGTTCGGGAGCATTCTGTTGGTGCCCGATACCAACCTGTGGCTGATGGCCGCGTTGAATTTGGTGGTGCTGGGCTGGGCGCGGCTTTTCTATCACGACCTGCTGGCCATGTCCTACGACGAGGAACACGCCCGGGTCATGGGCGTCCCGGTACGCGGCTTGTATTTCAGCCTTCTGGCCCTGGCCGCGTTGACCGTGGTCACGGTCATCCAGGCCGTGGGCCTGATCCTGGTCATCGCGCTGTTGACCATTCCGGCCGTGATGGCGGAAGGGTTCGCAAGGTCACTGGGAACCATGATGGTTTGGTCCGTGCTGCTGAGCACAGTGTTCTGCGTGAGCGGATTGCTTCTGGCCTACTACCTGAATCTGACCGCCGGCGCGGCCATCGTCATGGTGGCGGCCGGTGGGTTCTTCATATCTCGTTTTTTTGGAAAAATGAGAGGAACAACTTAAAACCATTGACACGCTCCTCAATAAAATATCCCCTCAGCCCTCAGCCCTCAGCCCTCAGCCCTCAGCCCTCAGCCCTCAGCCCTCAGCCCTCAGCCCTCAGCCCTCAGCCCTCAGCCCTTGTGGGAGGAAAATAAAGTTGGTAACTTTTGTCGCTGGGAAGTAAGCAAATACGGGCAGTGAAATTTCTGAAAAAAAATAAAGTTGGTAACAAATCGCTTACTCTCACTGTCAGACTGCCAAATTTTGTAAAATAAAGTTGGTAACTTTTGTAATTGATTTGACTATCAGCTACCGCTTGTAGTGTGGTAGCAAACCAAAATTGTCAATGCCTTGTGCTGTGACCGACCTTTTTTTTGCCCGTGTCCCGTTATCCTGCTCCCAGCAGATCACCCCAAAGCAACCTTCGCCTTGCACTCAGCTGATATCTTGCCCTCTTCTCTCATGTTATGAACTCCATGTAGATTGTCCAGTTAGACCACAGACCACTGTACTAAAAAAAAACATAACCATGCTCGGCAAATCATTAAATAATTAATGATTTGCCTTCTGTGGCCAAGGCTGTTCATTTAACTCATTCCCCCCTTGTGCATTGGCGTATAAGACGTCAAGCAAAATAGAATGCATTCCGGCACTTGCAAAAGGTATCGTCCTGAGCTACGGCAATTGTCAAAATAAACTTCTTTGATAGGCTAGGATGCCGTTTTCTTGTTGCATTATGCTATTCCGATGAAATGACCAGCTATCCTTGCAAAGTAGGGAAAGTATTTGGGCGATGTGGATATATCAGGAAAGTCTAATTACAAATTAAACAATATCAATCTTGAATTGAAACGTTAATGATTTGGAGGTGATTTGATGTCGCAGATAGATGAAACGAAGAAAGCATTTGAGAGGATGCAAAATTTTGATGTCTCATTATTGCCAAGAAGTGGTGATTTGGGCCAAGAGCTGTCTTTTTCTGCTGCAGTCGAACCAGCCAAAAGATTAATAGAATTGTACTCAAGAATAAGTCTTTCTGCATTGGATGATTTTCCTGAATCTGAACTTAATGGTTTAGAAAACCACGCAAACGCTGATTACAATCATTTTAAAAATATAATTGACTTTAAGGTTCAAGGAACACCAAACCCAGATCAAGTTAGAGACCAATACGTAAAAGCCATTGAAAATAGGTATGCACCAAGCTTCCAAAAACTAAAAGATATAATATCGTATTCTGCTTGTAGAACAACAGATTTTAGACTCATAGAGCATGAAGCACGTGGCGTTTTTCAGAAAATTGAAGATAAATCTGAAGAAGTAACCCGACAGCTAGAACAATCAAAAGAGCAGGCTGAGAGTATTCTTGAAGAAATACGTAAAGTTGCTGCTGAACAAGGTGTATCTCAACAAGCAATATATTTTAAAGAAGAGCATGTTTTTCATGACAATGAAGCAAAAAAATGGTTGAAATATACTCTAATAATGGCTTGTATTTTAGCTGGTATCTCACTTTTGTTTGTACTTGCAAGTAAATGGGATTGGCTTTCCCCCAAGGATAATTACGAGGCTCTCCAACTTATAGCGAGCAAAGTTTTTATTTATGCAACTTTATCCTATCTACTCTACTTAGCTGGTAAGAATTTTCTAAGTCACAAACATAATGCAGTTCTTAATAAGCATAGACAAAATGCGCTTATGACTTTTAAGGCAATCAGTGATGCTGGAAACACTCAAGAATGTAAAGAAATAATTTTGGCTCAAGCATCTTATTGCATGTTTAACCCTCAAGAGACTGGATATATAAAAGTAGTTTCCGGTGATGGGAGAATGAAGACGTTCTTGGAGTCAATACCTAAGACTACAGTTAAAATAGACAGCTAGCAGATATTAAATTTAATATTATCTTTGATTACTAAGACGATCGAGACTGTAGATTCATATCTTTGCTGAGATTTAAGTAAAGAGAAAAATCTTGGATTATGCCATGACAAATTTTCTGCCCATTATAACCCGTCA contains the following coding sequences:
- a CDS encoding metal ABC transporter permease; its protein translation is MTPDFFQYEFMRNALTACLLISVCCGVMGALVVVNRLVFLSGGIAHASYGGVGAAIYLGASPYLGAALCALLASLVMGGVSLGAKHRSDSTIGVIWAVGMAAGIILVDMTPGYNVDLMSYLFGSILLVPDTNLWLMAALNLVVLGWARLFYHDLLAMSYDEEHARVMGVPVRGLYFSLLALAALTVVTVIQAVGLILVIALLTIPAVMAEGFARSLGTMMVWSVLLSTVFCVSGLLLAYYLNLTAGAAIVMVAAGGFFISRFFGKMRGTT